DNA from Spirochaetota bacterium:
CACATTGACCCGAAGCGGTGAATCAAGATTGAACTTTTCCTTCCATTCGTTAATCTGCCTGCATGTTTCTTCTACGATCCAGAGACCCAGAGGAAATATCAACGCAGACTCCTCGGCCACGACGATGAACCTGTCAGGCGTAATAACAGCGCCATTTTCATCGATCATTCTGATAAGAGCCTCAAATCCAGATATTTTATCATGTTCGAGAGACATCACTGGCTGGTAATAGAGCCTGAACATATTGTTTTCCAAAGCGGTCCAGAGCCTGGCTTCCAACTCCTTTTTTTCTTTGTTTACCTCGTGATCGTCATGATGCGGTAATACGACCTGATTTTCCGGGATCAAGTCCACGTCAAGCCTCTTCTGGCTCATGAGCTCCGACAGAAGCGAATTGATCTGTATCGATGAATCGTTATTCAGTATTACTTTCTTATGCTCTGACAGAAAGCGTATCGCCTCGTCGATATACTTAAAAAAGAAGTTTTTACCGAACGGCGACGTCATTATGCCGGAGATAATATCATTGATCTGCAGGGAATAGGATTTTTCTGATAATGTCGTGTCAATAATTATCAATGGGAGTGAAAAATCATCCGCTATTTTAATTATATTATCAAAAAGCTTGTCATTTTGAATATCGCCTCGAGGAGGAGCCGAGGTAATAATGTAATCCGGGAAAACCTTGATAATGCGATTATATGATTCATCCATGGAGCAGAAATCCACGTAGTGACCCTGGGGCTCGATAATTGCCTCTATCTCCCTCTGCTTATCAGTGGGGAAGTTGACGGCCAGTATATTTAGTTTTATTCTGCCTGTACTTTCTTCCATAAATGGATTGCCTGGTATTTACCCCGATTAATGATGGGTTATATAATAAAGCCGGGGTTAATTCCCGGCCGTATTGAACTCATCGTTCCCTTTATTTCTTCTTGATTATACAGACGCTCACCACCTCGCCGGTCGGTCCGTAGGGCTCCGGCTTTTTTGCGAAATATTTCTTGGCGGTATCATAGTTATACACCTGCGGACCGTCTTCCATTCCCTGGAGCGTGATCGTCAGGATTTTTCCCTCAAGCTTCCATGAAAGATTCCCGGTACGCTCTGTTTCGCTGCCTACTTTCTTGTAGGTGCCGATGCCTCCTGCGGCGAAGGTGAATGTCCATACCGGACTTTCCGTATACCTGGTATCGCCAGGATTGAGCAGACAGTGCATCCGGTACTCTCCGCTCGGGGCCGGGACGCTAGAACCGGATTTGGCTTCCTCGGCCAGTTTGCCGCTTTTCCACGTTCCCTTGACGACCTTCTTATTGGCATAAGTCATGGTGCCTTCGCCATCCATCTGGTCGTTCTTCCACTGGCCGTTGTATGTATCCCCGGACTTCCATGTCATGGTGCCTTTGCCCTCTCGCTTTCCGTTTTTAAAGGCTCCTTCATATTTATCGCCGCTCTTCCATGTCATGGTTCCCATTTTATCCATCTGGCCGTTGGTCCACATGCCGGTATACCTGGTGCCATTGGCGTAGGTCATGGTGCCGTAGGTGCTCATCCTGTTATCAAGAAAGGTGCCTTCATACTTGTCGCCATTGGGCCACGTCATGATACCGTTTCCCTTCATTTTCCCCCTGACCCACACTCCCTTATAAACAATTCCGTTCTTGTAGGTCATGGTCCCTTTGCCCTCCATGGTGCCGTTCTTAAACTGGCCATCATAGGTGTCACCGCTGGTCCAGGTCATGGTGCCGGTGCCGTTTTTACAATCCCCCTTGAGGCATTGCTGTGAAAAGACGTATTGCCCTGCACCAATCATCAGCAGAACAGCAAAAATAGATAATTTTTTCATGCATCCCTCTCTTTGTTTTTTCTTAATTATAAACCGGTTAATCTTTTTTTCAAGCAGATTATTTTTCATGGAATGCAAGCCGATTGGCGGCTTCTATTATTAAAATTCTTCAATATAAACACAAAGACCTGTTTGGGGATATATAATATGGAACATGATAACAGGGAAAATCCCAAAAAGTGTATCTTATTTATATGCCCTTACAAGTCATTTGTATTTGACAAAAATCAATGGTACCCTTTTTCTCATGGCATAGAGAAGGCCTAGTGTTATTACCGATCTGTACCAGACAGGCACGATGGACACCGCAAAATACACAATCACCGTCAATGATCTTGCCAGGAAATTCGGACGGCATGCCGTATTTAAAAACATCAATCTGTCTGTTGAGACGGGACGGTCCCTCTGCATCACCGGGCCCAACGGATCAGGAAAATCGACCCTGCTGAGGATCCTCGCTGGGCTCCAGAATCCCACATCCGGGACCGTACTTCTTTCATCGGGCGGCCCCATCGAGAAAGCCCTCTGGATGGACCATATCGGCTATACCGGGCCGCTGGTCAATCCCTATGATGAATTGACCGGCATTGAAAATCTCTCATTTGTTCTCAAAGATGGCGGCGCAGCACAGAAGGTCTCGTCGCTCCTCCTTCAATTCAAGCTGGACCTTCACGGCAATAAAAAAGTTAAGCATTATTCATCGGGCATGAAGCAGCGCCTCAAAATAATCCTGGCTATACTTAACGATCCCCCCATTCTCTTTTTAGACGAGGCTGGAACAAATCTCGATTCAGACGGGACATCGATACTTCATGGTTATCTCGAATCGGTCCGCACCTCGAAGATAATTATCCTCGCCACGAACGACGCAGATGAAGAAAAACTGTGCAGCGGGGTGATCAGGCTTGGGTAAGGATATACTTCGCAATCTACGTAAAGATTTCCTGATCGAGTTCAGGAGCAGGTTCGCTTTGAACATCGCCGTCTCCTTTGCCGCCATCGTGACCATCGCCATGAGCCTCACGGCCGGGGGTGTTCCCTTTCCGGTGCAGGTGCAGGCGATCCTCCTCTGGGTCGTCATCTTTTTCAGCGCCATGAACGGCCTCTCCCACATCTTCGTCCGCGAGGAAGACCAGTCGACGGCCTTATTTTTGCGGATCACGGTCCCGGCCGAATCCGTCTTCATATCCAAATTCATCTTCAACCAGCTATTCATGATGATCATTTTGGCGGTGGTGACACCCCTCTTTCTCTTCTTTTTGCAGGTGACGGTCATACACGCCCTTCACTTTGTATGCACGATAGCGATAGGGGGAATTTCCGTTGCAGCGGCTACCACAATACTGGCAGCCATGGTCGCAAAGGCGGGGGGGAAAGGGTCCCTGTTTACAATCATATCTTTTCCCATTCTCCTGCCGGTGCTCTGGGTCTCCATTTCATCGACGGCGGCGGCGCTGAGCGTCCCGGAGCCAGGGGGAAGGAACCTTCTTTTTTTGCTTGCTTTTTCCGGTTTCATTTCAGTTATATCCTTTCTACTATTCAGATTCGTCTGGATTGAAGATTGATCATATTGATTATCATCCCGCAGCAAAGGGACACAGCGGAGATCCCGGGCAATGAAAGTTTTAACCGCAGCATTGAAATCATTCTATATCCTGATGCCGGTCGCCATCGTGATGGCTTTCCTGTGGGCGCCCGCGGCTGAAATACTGGGTGATGCCAGCCGCATCATCTATTTCCACGTGCCCATAGCCTGGGTTTCGATTCTGTCCTTTGTCGTGGCGGGACTGCTCTCCATCCTGTTTCTGGCCGACAGGGGCCGCCGGTTCTCCGGCCTTGATGAAAAAGCCCATAATTCAGCGACAATAGGCCTGGCGTGCACCGTCATGACCGTCATAACCGGATCGATCTGGGCAAGGATCAGCTGGGGCGTTTTCTGGAACTGGGACCCCCGGGAGACATCCATCGTGATAATCCTTCTTATTTACATCGCCTATTTCAGCATTCAGGGTGCCCTGGGCAGCAACGAGAACCGCGGAAGGATAGGCTCCGCCTATCTGATCCTGGCCATGATCACCCTGCCATTCTTTGCCTTCCTGGTGCCAAGGATCTACCCGTCCCTGCATCCGGACCCGATCATAAACGCCGACCGCACAATTTTTCTCGACGGCCGGATGCGCGCGACTTTGGCGGTCGCCATCGGTTCCTTTACCCTGTTATTTTGTCATATACTCTCTATCATGAATCGCATCACACGCATACAACATCAGATTGAGGAAACCAGTCATGAGGCTGATTAAAAAAGGAGCGATCCTGCTCTGCATCGTATTATTGATCATCACTGTAAAGGGATTTCCCGGCGATTCCGGAACGGATCGCTCTTCATCGTTCCTGCCCATGGATACGCTCTACGCCCAGGAACCCGTTACGTCCGATCAGATCCCTCGTGATAAAGATCAAAAATCCGAGAATACGACAACGCTCTACCTGGTCATGGCTGTGATCCTTTTCATATGGCTCGGGCTGGCCCTTTTTCTGTTCAGACTGGACCGCAAAGTGGCACGGCTGGAACGGCAGACAAAAGACCTGAAGTGAATCTCTTACCACCGAGGCGCCATGAAATATCGAACAATCATACTTTTCATCGTGGGGCTGGCGTTCCTGGTCGCAGCCGTTTTCTTCGTCAGCGACGACATCCTGTCGCCCTACGTTCCATTCAAAGAGGCACAGGCCAGCGCGGAAAAATACGTCCAGATCATAGGTAAACTCGATAGATCGGTCCCGGTCAGCCACAGCGAGGGTGAATTTACTTTTACCGTTATTGACAGGGACGGGACCAGGATGCGGGTACTCCACCGGGGGACCAAGCCGCAGAACTTCGAGCACGCGGAACAGATTGTCATGCTCGGCAGGTACAGGACAGACGGAAGCATCTTCGATGCGGACAAGGTCCTGGTGAAATGTCCGTCCAAATACAGGAGAAAAATGTAACATGAGCTCCAACGCGGGAAACATACTGATCATCCTGTCCCTGGCCTTATCCGTCGGTGCAACCATCGCCATGATCCTATCCGCCGCAGGCAGGGTACGGTTCTCCAGGCCTGCCGCCATCCTCTACTGGATTACCGGTGCCGGCATTGCCCTTTCCGCGATCCTGCTCCTCTACTACTTCATCGAATACGACTATCGCTTTGCCTATGTCTTTGACAATTCATCAAGAGACCTTCCCCTTGCCTACCGCATAGCTGCTTTCTGGGCCGGCAAGGAAGGCAGCTTTCTTCTCTGGCTCCTCTTTCTCAACCTGTTCGGATTCGTTATAATCCGGAAGAAGGGTCCCGAATCTGAAATCGTCGCGTCGGTCATGCTCCTCTCCCAGATATTCATACTGATCATTCTCCTTGTGGAAAGCCCCTTCACGTACATATGGGACAAATTCCCGGAAAGCATAAGCCCCGGCATGGCCCCCGGCGACGGCGCAGGGCTCAATCCCCTTCTCAAGGACCCGTGGATGGTGACTCACCCGCCTATCCTTTTTCTCGGCTATGCATCGTCTACGGTCATCTTCTCCTATGCGATCGCGGCCCTGGTGAAGAGGGAATACCGTTCATGGGTGTCAGCCTCCTACCCCTGGCTCCTTTTCAGTATGGTGACCCTGGGTGTAGGGATTTTCCTGGGCGGCTACTGGGCCTACACGGTCCTCGGCTGGGGAGGCTACTGGGGATGGGACCCTGTCGAAAACTCATCCCTCATTCCGTGGCTCGTTTCCATCGCCCTGGTCCATGGCTTTGTCATACAGCGACGAAACAGGACCCTGGCGCGGACCAATATCATACTTGCCCTCGCATATTTTCTCACGGTATTTTACAGCACCTGGCTTACGCGGAGCGGCGTGCTTTCCAATTTTTCCGTCCACTCCTTCGCGGCTTCGGAAGTGGCGACATTCCTCATGGTCTTTATGCTGGCATACATAGCGGGAGCGGCAGTTATTTTCAGCCTCCGCGTTACAACCATTACAGGGGAAAAGCTGGATGCGCCTTTTCTTGATTGGAAGACCATGACCGTGTACGGCATCATAGTCCTCATGGCTTACTCCATCATCATACTGGGGGGAACGTCGATGCCCCTTCTTTCCCAGCTGTTCATGGCTCGTCCCACCAATGTGACGGCTTCTTTTTATAACAATTTCTCAATGCCCCTGGGAATCATAATGCTCGTGCTGATGGTTACAGCCACGACGATGATAGTAACGAAGGGAAATGGTATTCTGAAAAAGGAAACAATCATATCTTTTGCCGGCGCTCTCATCCTGGGCATCGCAATCAACTGGGGATTCACCGGGAGCGTCCCGGCCTATTTGTATTCCGTCCTGGCGATCTTTGTCATGGCGCAGTCCATTGCCGACATGTTGAAATCTAAATCCGCCGTAATCCTCCCATCCCGCCTGGCCCATATCGGCATCGGCCTTTTGATACTCGGCATAATAACGTCGAATTTCCATACCACATCGGTCCAGAAAAAACTGGACTACGGCACAAAGGCATCAGTTGATTCCATGGATATCACCTTTTCCGGGGTCACGGAAGAAAAAGAATCCCGTCTACGCTTTACCGTCCAAAGGGGCCAGCGGACTGACACTATTGAAACGGCCTATTATTTCCATGAAAAAACCCAGTCCATATACAAGGAGCCGTATATCTTCGCCGGTTTTTTCAATGATATCTATATCGCCCCGGAAAATTATGAAAACGGATCCGATGCCGTTACGAATTTGATCATCGGCAAAGGCGAGGAAAAAAAATTCAGCGGAGTGACCGTCGGCTTTACCGGGTTCAGGACCGAGCATATGACATCGGGGGAGCCCTCAACCTACGCCGATATTAAAGTAAACGGCATCCCCCTCTCTCCAGGCATTGTCTTCAGCCGCGGCGCCATGCATTCGCAGGACTGTCCGATCCCGGGCACCGACCGGTCTGTTTCCCTCCGCGACATAGACGCGAACAGTAAAAAGATACTGCTCCATATAACACCGGGAAAAAACATAGCGGTGCCGGCCGATTCGGTCCTGATCACCGTCACCAGGAAGAGGCTCATCTGGCTGGTATGGCTGGGAACGATTTGTATCGCCTGCGGCGGAGGTTACGGGCTGATTCGATCGCTGCGAAGCAGAACATGAGGATATAGCATTACAGGCTGTTTTCTTCCAGCATCTGCCGCAGGGCTTTTCGCATATTTTCTATTTCATCATTAAGCACGCTGAACGCTTCATTAACCTTTTCAAGGTCATGGTTTTTCCCCATTTTTTCCAGCGTCAGGGCCGCGTTAAAGGCCTTTTCCGCCGAGAAGTTCGCCACCGCGCCCTTTATGGTATGAGATGTCTTGCCTATCTTCTCGGTATTTTTACTACTGATCGCTTCCTGCACGGCTGTCACAAGTTTCGGAGAATCCGACAGGAATAACTGCGCCAGTTCCTTGAAGAGCTCAAAATCACCGTCAAGACGCTCGCTTAAAGCTTTCTTATTGATATAATCTTCCGCTTTCATCGGGCCAGCCTCCCTGCCACCGGCACATGAGCCTACCGCTACCAAAAGTCTAATAATGCATTATCTTCACTGTTTCGATCAATATTGTCAAGATTTAAATGCAAATATCCGCCATCATAGATCGCAGAGCGCATAAAACATTATGCGACAGAATACCCCGTCCCGATGTATCGGGACGGGGGTATTTGTCACGAAAATTTTTAACAACGCTGTGCCTCTGTTCGTATACAGTAGAAGAGCGCCGGATTTGAGTGAACGAGGCACCTTTTTTAATTGACGGTCCCCGACTTGAGCCATAAAGTATCATGATTGGCGGTACCATTTATGATACAGACAGCATCAATAAATTTTCGACCGGATGACGAGAGCTCACTTCCGCTCCTTGCGCAGCTCATAGAATTTCTTGAGGAGAAGCATATCAGGATCCATCTGCCGGAATACGACATCATCCGCGGTGAATCATTTTATCGCCTGGCGGTGCCGCAGGACCAGTTCGTTCACGGCGCGGACCTGATCATCGTCATCGGCGGGGACGGCACCTTTCTCCGCACAGCCCGACTTTTCTGCGGAACGGGGAAGCCGATATTCGGGATTAACAGGGGGCGCCTCGGGTTCCTGACAGAATTCAGCCCCCAAGAATATCCGGTCCACCTGGAAAACGTCCTGAAGGGCCACTATTCCACGGTGGAACGGCTCGTTCTCGAGGTCGTCCTGCGACGGGACGGCATGGACCTGGTAAGCCAGTGCTTTCTCAATGACGCGGTGCTCCACAAGGGATCATTTTCGCGGCCCATACGCCTGGAGCTGCAGATCGACGGGTGCTTTTTCAGCTCATACACCGGGGACGGCCTCATCATCTCCACGCCCACCGGCTCAACGGCCTACGCCCTGTCCGCCGGCGGCCCCATCATAACCCCGACGGAAGCGAAAATTTTTCTGCTGATTCCCATCTGCCCTCACAGCCTTGCCATGCGGCCAATGATCATCCCTGCGACATCCGACTTCCGGGCGCGCATAGCGTCGGATTACAAGAATTTATTATTGACAATTGACGGTCAGGAAGTAATTGGAATAGACGGAAAGGACGAGATTCTGATACGACAGTCCAATAAGAACATCAAGCTGATAACGCATCCGGAAAAAAATTACTATTCCATCCTGCGCGAAAAGCTCGGGTGGGGTTAGTATACGGCGGGACCACGACAATGCTCCTCGAGATGAGAATAAAAAACTTTGTCATCATTGAAGATCTTGCCATCTCTTTCGGCAAAGGCCTCAATATCCTGACCGGCGAAACAGGCGCGGGAAAATCGATCCTCATAGACGCGCTTTCGGGCATCCTGGGCGAAAAGATGACCACCGACATGATCAGGACCGGGTTCGAGAAAGCCAGCCTGGAGGCGGTGTTCGACATCTCCTCATCACCCCAGGTACGGCAGGTCCTTGAGGAATCCGGCATCGACTGCGATGACGATTCCCTCATCCTTCGCCGGGAGCTCTATTCCAGCGGCAAGGGACGCTCCTTTGCCAATTCTGTGCAGGTGCCGGCTTCCAAGCTGAAGGAATGTTCCGAATACCTGATCGATATCCACGGCCAAAACGAGCACCAGAACATAGTCAAGGTTTCGCGGCACCGCGAGCTCCTGGACAGCTTCGGCGGCCTCGACGGCGACGTTTCACGGGTCCGGGCGATTCACGAGCGCCTCCAGAATCTGAAAGACCGTCTTAATTCCTTCGAAATCGACGAGCGCGAAAAGGCCCGCCGCATAGAGTACAACTCCTTCGCCATCAAAGAGATCGACGCCGCCGGATTGAAGATCGGGGAAGAGGAGGAGCTGAAAAACGAATCACTGCTCCTGGCAAACTCGGAAAAGCTGTTCAAGGAAATCAACACCTCCTCCCGCCTGATGGGCGGTGAGGGAGGCATCATATCGAAGCTGAAAACCGCGGATCAGAGCCTCTCCAGGGTCTCGGAATATGACCCGGAAATTGCGGGGACCCTTGACGCGATCAAGGAGGCCCTCTATTCCCTGGAAGACGCGTCCATCTTCCTGCGCGATTACGAAAAAAACATCGATTTTTCGCCGGAGCGGATCAACCAGGTGGAAGAGAGGCTTTCGCTCCTGTCAACGTTGAAGAAAAAATACGGGGACACCGTCCAGGACATTGTTAACTACGCTGAAAAGGCGCGCAAGGAGCTTGATGCGATCAATTCCGGCGACGAGGAAAAGGAGCGCCTGAAAAACGAATACCGCCTGGCGGTGAAGGATGCGAAGGAGACAGCCCTGGCACTGTCCGACCAGCGCAAGGAGGTGGCCCGCCGCCTTGAGGCAAAGGTCATGAAGGAGCTCGCTGACCTCGGCATGGCTGGGACCCAGTTCCGTGTTTCCATCCAGCGGGAAGCGAGCCCAGAGGGTGAAATCGAGGCAGACAACAAGCGCTATGCCCTCTATCCCCACGGCCTGGACCGGATCGAGTTTCTTCTTTCAGCCAACGCCGGCGAAGACCTGCGCCAGCTCCGTAAGGTCGCCTCGGGCGGCGAAATGTCGCGGATCATGCTTGCCATCAAGAACGTCATTCTCTCCGCCGATATCGTCGACAGCCTGGTTTTCGACGAGGTCGATGCTGGCATCGGCGGAAAGGTCGCCGAGATCGTGGGCCGGAAACTGAAATCCCTGGCCGGGAACCGCCAGGTCCTCGTGGTGACCCACCTTCCCCAGATCGCCGCCATGTCCGACCGGCACTACACCGTGCAGAAAGGAAAGACCGGCGAGCGCGTCACCACACTGGTGAAGCAGCTCTCGGCCAAGGAAAAGATCAGGGAAGTAGCCCGGATGCTGGCAGGCGAAACGATCACCGACATATCCATGAAGCACGCTGAAGAAATGGTCCGCAATGCAGAAAAAATCCCCGCGCCCGGACGATAGGATCGACCTTTCACAGGCCCTTACCGCCGTCATCGCGGACATTGTCCGCCGCTGCGGACCCCTCGGCCATATCGATGTAAACAGGCTGCTCGTGTGCGTGGGATCCAACAGGGGCGGCCGTTATGGCGGCTTATACGGGAAGCTGATCCCCCTGCGTTTTAAGGACGGATCATCCCTTCTCAGATTCCGGGGCAGGATTTACGCCCTTCCTGAAATAACCAGCAACGGCGCTTCCTGTCTCTATATCATCTACTTTTATATGCCCCGTTTTTTCGATCTTTCCTGGGAGGAGAAGCTCAGGGTGATTTTTCATGAACTCTATCATATCAGTCCCGAATTCGACGGGGATATACGCCGCATGGGAGCCGTTAAAGCCGCCCACGGGCATTCCAAAAAGCGCTACGATTCCCTCTTTGATTCCGAGCTGCAGATCTATAAAAACCATATCCAAGGGACTCCCCTCGTCGATTTTCTCAGCATGAAATCTCAGGACCTGTACGCACGGTATCGCCGCGTTACCGCGGTCCGCATGAAGCATCCCCGCCCGATCATCATTAATTCCTAGAATGACAAAAATAACTTGACATGAACGGCCCCTCAATGGCTTTGTTTCTATTCATAGAATCGTTTCTATCAATAGAAACTATAGCAATCATGACCAACAACAAACTGAGGGAAATAGCGTCCGCGCTGGCTGCTTCCGAGGACCGGGAACAGATCGAGTCATTTTTAAAAAGCATCCTCACCAGGAACGAGATCGATGAAATCTCCGCCCGGTGGGAGCTGGTGAAGCTGCTCGATGAAGGCATGAGCCAGAGAAAAATCGCCGACCGCCTCGGTATCAGCCTCTGCAAGATCACCAGGGGCTCACGGGAGCTTAAAAAGGCCCATTCCCCCTTCAGAGCCATGATTGAGCGGTACAAGGAAACCGCAAAAGAACCGCCTGGAAAAAAACAGGCGAATTAATATAAGGAGTTTCCTATGCAGAATAAAATTTTTCTCAACGAAAGCGAAATGCCGCGGAAATGGTACAATATCGCGGCCGACCTTCCGACCCCTCTTCAGCCGCCTCTGGGGCCTGATGGAAAGCCCGTTACCCCCGACATGCTGGCCCCGGTATTTCCCATGAACCTGATCGAGCAGGAAGTGAGCCAGGAACGGTGGATCGATATACCGGAGGGAATCCTCGAGCTGCTGTACCGGTGGCGGCCTTCGCCGCTGCACCGCGCCTATCATCTTGAAAAGGCCCTGGGGACGCCGGCTCGCATCTACTATAAAAATGAGAGCGTATCGCCGGCGGGGAGCCACAAGCCCAATACGGCCGTGGCCCAGGCCTGGTACAACAAGCAGTTCGGCATTAAAAAGCTTACCACCGAAACAGGCGCCGGCCAGTGGGGAAGCGCCCTCTCCTTCGCCTGCTCCCTTATCGGCCTCGAGTGCAAGATCTTCATGGTTCGCATCAGCTTCGAGCAGAAGCCGATGCGCAAAACCATGATGCAGACCTGGGGCGGCACCTGTATCCCCAGCCCGAGCCCGGAAACCAAGGCGGGCCGGGACGTCCTGGCAAAGCATCCGGACACCCCCGGCAGCCTGGGTATCGCCATCAGCGAGGCGGTCGAAGCCGCGGTATCCGATACCACCGGTCAGACCCGCTATTCCCTGGGCAGCGTCCTGAACCACGTGCTCCTTCACCAGACCATAATCGGCCAGGAGGCGAAAATCCAGCTCCAAAAGGCCGGGGAAAAGAAGGTCGATATCGTTATCGGCTGCGCCGGCGGCGGCAGCAATTTCGCCGGTCTCGCCTTTCCCTTTGCCAGCGATAAGATAAACGGGGCGCAGATTGAGATAATCCCGGTGGAGCCTGCCTCTTGCCCCACCCTCACCAAGGGCCCCTTTATCTATGACCATGGCGATATCGCGAAGATGACGCCGCTTTTGCCGATGCACTCCCTGGGCCACAGTTTCGTGCCCGATGCCATCCACGCCGGGGGCCTTCGCTATCACGGCATGGCGCCGCTCGTTTCAGCCGGCGTGGTGGAGGGACTCTTCAAACCCATGGCGCTGCAGCAAATCGAATGTTACAAGGCGGCCATGCTTTTCGCCAGAACCGAAGGAATTATCATCGCGCCGGAGACCAGCCACGCCGTCGCAGCCACAATCCGCAAGGCCAGGGAAGCAAAGGAAG
Protein-coding regions in this window:
- a CDS encoding CcmD family protein — encoded protein: MDTLYAQEPVTSDQIPRDKDQKSENTTTLYLVMAVILFIWLGLALFLFRLDRKVARLERQTKDLK
- a CDS encoding EAL domain-containing protein translates to MEESTGRIKLNILAVNFPTDKQREIEAIIEPQGHYVDFCSMDESYNRIIKVFPDYIITSAPPRGDIQNDKLFDNIIKIADDFSLPLIIIDTTLSEKSYSLQINDIISGIMTSPFGKNFFFKYIDEAIRFLSEHKKVILNNDSSIQINSLLSELMSQKRLDVDLIPENQVVLPHHDDHEVNKEKKELEARLWTALENNMFRLYYQPVMSLEHDKISGFEALIRMIDENGAVITPDRFIVVAEESALIFPLGLWIVEETCRQINEWKEKFNLDSPLRVNVNISPRQFIFPNLTARVFEITEKYNINPADIAFEITESAFMSDMESANIALLEFRSKNFMLYMDDFGTGYSSLSYLMHFPVNVIKIDQSFVKWMHIDDQSEIIVRSVISLAHNLGLKVVAEGTDDPSHVELLKNWGCDYAQGYYFSKPLTSSDADTFLEKYFSKK
- the recN gene encoding DNA repair protein RecN; protein product: MGLVYGGTTTMLLEMRIKNFVIIEDLAISFGKGLNILTGETGAGKSILIDALSGILGEKMTTDMIRTGFEKASLEAVFDISSSPQVRQVLEESGIDCDDDSLILRRELYSSGKGRSFANSVQVPASKLKECSEYLIDIHGQNEHQNIVKVSRHRELLDSFGGLDGDVSRVRAIHERLQNLKDRLNSFEIDEREKARRIEYNSFAIKEIDAAGLKIGEEEELKNESLLLANSEKLFKEINTSSRLMGGEGGIISKLKTADQSLSRVSEYDPEIAGTLDAIKEALYSLEDASIFLRDYEKNIDFSPERINQVEERLSLLSTLKKKYGDTVQDIVNYAEKARKELDAINSGDEEKERLKNEYRLAVKDAKETALALSDQRKEVARRLEAKVMKELADLGMAGTQFRVSIQREASPEGEIEADNKRYALYPHGLDRIEFLLSANAGEDLRQLRKVASGGEMSRIMLAIKNVILSADIVDSLVFDEVDAGIGGKVAEIVGRKLKSLAGNRQVLVVTHLPQIAAMSDRHYTVQKGKTGERVTTLVKQLSAKEKIREVARMLAGETITDISMKHAEEMVRNAEKIPAPGR
- a CDS encoding NAD(+)/NADH kinase, whose translation is MIQTASINFRPDDESSLPLLAQLIEFLEEKHIRIHLPEYDIIRGESFYRLAVPQDQFVHGADLIIVIGGDGTFLRTARLFCGTGKPIFGINRGRLGFLTEFSPQEYPVHLENVLKGHYSTVERLVLEVVLRRDGMDLVSQCFLNDAVLHKGSFSRPIRLELQIDGCFFSSYTGDGLIISTPTGSTAYALSAGGPIITPTEAKIFLLIPICPHSLAMRPMIIPATSDFRARIASDYKNLLLTIDGQEVIGIDGKDEILIRQSNKNIKLITHPEKNYYSILREKLGWG
- the ccsA gene encoding cytochrome c biogenesis protein CcsA — encoded protein: MSSNAGNILIILSLALSVGATIAMILSAAGRVRFSRPAAILYWITGAGIALSAILLLYYFIEYDYRFAYVFDNSSRDLPLAYRIAAFWAGKEGSFLLWLLFLNLFGFVIIRKKGPESEIVASVMLLSQIFILIILLVESPFTYIWDKFPESISPGMAPGDGAGLNPLLKDPWMVTHPPILFLGYASSTVIFSYAIAALVKREYRSWVSASYPWLLFSMVTLGVGIFLGGYWAYTVLGWGGYWGWDPVENSSLIPWLVSIALVHGFVIQRRNRTLARTNIILALAYFLTVFYSTWLTRSGVLSNFSVHSFAASEVATFLMVFMLAYIAGAAVIFSLRVTTITGEKLDAPFLDWKTMTVYGIIVLMAYSIIILGGTSMPLLSQLFMARPTNVTASFYNNFSMPLGIIMLVLMVTATTMIVTKGNGILKKETIISFAGALILGIAINWGFTGSVPAYLYSVLAIFVMAQSIADMLKSKSAVILPSRLAHIGIGLLILGIITSNFHTTSVQKKLDYGTKASVDSMDITFSGVTEEKESRLRFTVQRGQRTDTIETAYYFHEKTQSIYKEPYIFAGFFNDIYIAPENYENGSDAVTNLIIGKGEEKKFSGVTVGFTGFRTEHMTSGEPSTYADIKVNGIPLSPGIVFSRGAMHSQDCPIPGTDRSVSLRDIDANSKKILLHITPGKNIAVPADSVLITVTRKRLIWLVWLGTICIACGGGYGLIRSLRSRT
- a CDS encoding ABC transporter ATP-binding protein is translated as MDTAKYTITVNDLARKFGRHAVFKNINLSVETGRSLCITGPNGSGKSTLLRILAGLQNPTSGTVLLSSGGPIEKALWMDHIGYTGPLVNPYDELTGIENLSFVLKDGGAAQKVSSLLLQFKLDLHGNKKVKHYSSGMKQRLKIILAILNDPPILFLDEAGTNLDSDGTSILHGYLESVRTSKIIILATNDADEEKLCSGVIRLG
- a CDS encoding cytochrome c maturation protein CcmE — translated: MKYRTIILFIVGLAFLVAAVFFVSDDILSPYVPFKEAQASAEKYVQIIGKLDRSVPVSHSEGEFTFTVIDRDGTRMRVLHRGTKPQNFEHAEQIVMLGRYRTDGSIFDADKVLVKCPSKYRRKM
- a CDS encoding heme exporter protein CcmB; translation: MGKDILRNLRKDFLIEFRSRFALNIAVSFAAIVTIAMSLTAGGVPFPVQVQAILLWVVIFFSAMNGLSHIFVREEDQSTALFLRITVPAESVFISKFIFNQLFMMIILAVVTPLFLFFLQVTVIHALHFVCTIAIGGISVAAATTILAAMVAKAGGKGSLFTIISFPILLPVLWVSISSTAAALSVPEPGGRNLLFLLAFSGFISVISFLLFRFVWIED
- the ccsA gene encoding cytochrome c biogenesis protein CcsA → MKVLTAALKSFYILMPVAIVMAFLWAPAAEILGDASRIIYFHVPIAWVSILSFVVAGLLSILFLADRGRRFSGLDEKAHNSATIGLACTVMTVITGSIWARISWGVFWNWDPRETSIVIILLIYIAYFSIQGALGSNENRGRIGSAYLILAMITLPFFAFLVPRIYPSLHPDPIINADRTIFLDGRMRATLAVAIGSFTLLFCHILSIMNRITRIQHQIEETSHEAD
- a CDS encoding Hpt domain-containing protein, translated to MKAEDYINKKALSERLDGDFELFKELAQLFLSDSPKLVTAVQEAISSKNTEKIGKTSHTIKGAVANFSAEKAFNAALTLEKMGKNHDLEKVNEAFSVLNDEIENMRKALRQMLEENSL